TTATCTGTTTCCGTGCTGTTAAGCCCAAACTTCACTCCAAAATCTACATCAAAATTTTCTTTCAAAGAATAAATTAATCCGCCTAAAATAAAGGCAGGATTTGAATCTTTCGTTTTGTCGGCATTTTTTTCAATGCCGATATTGCCAACAACTTTGAGGCTTTGCATCGCTTCTATTTCAGATGCAAGCGATGCATGCCAGATATTTTCCTCTTCGTCCGCCTTGTTTTCATTTCTTACATATCCCATATTCAGATGAAACGCCCCTGATTCCATTTCTTTCGTTGTAATAAAGAAAAAACTATATATTGATTTTCCCGCTCCCAGTCCTTTTTTATCATTTCCCGTTGGAAAGGAGATCCCCGGTTTCAAGGCAAAACTTAAACCGTCTTTTTCATAAAAGGCGTGTTTTACTTCAAGTGACATATCGGATATTCCGTTTTCATCAGAAGTTATCACGCCATCTTCCTTAACTTTGTTCCATTGATATGGAAATCCCAGGACGATATCTGTTTTATCCGAAATACCGTAACATAATCCG
The bacterium DNA segment above includes these coding regions:
- a CDS encoding transporter — protein: MSFKMIKKKIITIIIVLLWAKLAFAAHPLITDDTGIQGKGNLQIEINSEFSSDKEETVEETGIEAGIGLCYGISDKTDIVLGFPYQWNKVKEDGVITSDENGISDMSLEVKHAFYEKDGLSFALKPGISFPTGNDKKGLGAGKSIYSFFFITTKEMESGAFHLNMGYVRNENKADEEENIWHASLASEIEAMQSLKVVGNIGIEKNADKTKDSNPAFILGGLIYSLKENFDVDFGVKFGLNSTETDNSILAGITLRY